From a single Salvelinus sp. IW2-2015 linkage group LG22, ASM291031v2, whole genome shotgun sequence genomic region:
- the tbrg1 gene encoding transforming growth factor beta regulator 1 isoform X1: METSEEVLQGSPMIHGKEQARIDRSGPSTSRNQTTGTPLSPMDPLNTLSNFESEMEPDGQGNYSLFPALDNMASLAGAAEALESEPANDVADKPNLTWLDAAQIVLEAAGRPMHIKEIKQQIIDRGLVQSNAKSSLEAVMYRETQKGSRRFKRIENRNGVFALLTDDEGQQALQSFTTQSFMGSPPQSTFSSSGSAASLPPFPSPTGLSETRPKTKKGPRKNQNEKYRLKYLRLRKAALSMIFENAALCDEVAHLEEKFVRAKEERRFLLKSLMQYQSVSEGELLTAATTSSHTPVIFSSVPTGASVLPVGHNLASGAEEGLPKKPKKERGRENGKEDGXKRMSKKRKLADAGSRKLVQPIALDSSGRPVFPIVLGGLTVYSLGEIITDRMLFHDQCAIYPVGFCSTRFFASMKSPDQQCLYTCQIKDGGGGPQFEIVPEEDPQNAIAASSALTCHSNLLKAIGALRSKPVAPIVPSGADFFGFSHPTIQNLIQSCPGARKCSNYQWIRFEVCRPGDGQVPHSLSEDDASVSFEAYQKHQGFDDTIRGENNLVGMTPQSPGSSHQHLLNSPTLQPSTSYFSH; the protein is encoded by the exons ATGGAGACAAGCGAAGAAGTGCTTCAGGGTTCTCCGATGATTCACGGAAAAGAGCAAGCACGAATTGACAGGAGTGGG CCCTCAACGAGCAGAAACCAGACCACAGGAACTCCTCTCTCACCTATGGACCCACTGAACACACTGTCCAACTTTGAGTCAGAGATGGAGCCAGACGGACAGGGAAACTACTCTCTCTTCCCTGCCTTGGACAACATGGCCAGCCTGGCAGGAGCTGCCGAGGCTCTAGAGAG TGAACCAGCTAATGATGTTGCAGACAAGCCCAATCTCACATGGCTTGATGCTGCGCAg ATTGTACTGGAGGCAGCTGGACGCCCAATGCACATCAAGGAGATCAAACAGCAAATCATTGACAGGGGATTGGTTCAGTCCAA TGCGAAGTCGAGCCTTGAGGCTGTCATGTACCGTGAG ACACAGAAAGGCAGCAGGAGATTCAAGAGGATTGAGAACAGAAATGGAGTCTTTGCACTGTTG acAGATGATGAGGGGCAGCAGGCTCTACAGTCCTTCACCACCCAGTCTTTCATGGGGTCTCCCCCCCAGTCAACCTTCTCCAGCTCTGGCTCTGcagcctctctgcctcccttcccctcccccacGGGTCTCTCTGAGACCAGGCCCAAGACCAAGAAAGGCCCACGCAAGAACCAGAACGAAAAGTACAGACTAAAGTACCTCAGACTACGCAAAGCAGCACTGTCCATGATTTTT GAGAATGCGGCTCTCTGTGATGAAGTTGCACACTTAGAGGAGAAGTTTGTGCGAGCAAAAGAGGAGCGCAG GTTCTTACTGAAATCGCTGATGCAGTACCAGTCTGTGTCAGAGGGGGAGCTGCTCACCGCTGCTACTACCAGCTCTCACACCCCTGTGATCTTCAGTTCCGTCCCAACGGGGGCATCAGTCCTGCCTGTGGGTCATAACCTGGCCTCTGGGGCAGAGGAGGGCCTTCCTAAGAAGCCTAAGAAGGAACGAGGCAGGGAGAATGGAAAAGAGGATG GTCKAAAAAGAATGTCAAAAAAGCGTAAGCTTGCTGACGCGGGGTCTCGTAAGCTGGTTCAGCCCATCGCTCTGGACTCCTCAGGACGTCCTGTCTTCCCCATAGTACTGGGGGGTCTGACTGTGTacagtctaggggag ATTATCACAGACAGGATGCTGTTCCATGACCAGTGTGCCATCTACCCAGTGGGTTTCTGTAGCACACGCTTCTTCGCCAGCATGAAGAGCCCTGATCAGCAGTGCCTCTACACCTGCCAGATTAAGGACGGGGGTGGTGGCCCACAG ttTGAGATAGTGCCTGAGGAAGACCCTCAGAATGCCATAGCTGCCTCCTCTGCCCTCACCTGCCATTCCAACCTGCTGAAGGCCATTGGTGCTCTAAG ATCTAAACCGGTGGCACCCATCGTGCCTTCAGGAGCAGACTTCTTTGGCTTCTCCCACCCCACCATCCAGAACCTGATCCAGAGCTGCCCAGGAGCACGCAAGTGCAGCAA TTATCAGTGGATCCGTTTTGAGGTGTGTCGTCCAGGCGACGGCCAGGTTCCACACAGCCTGTCTGAGGACGATGCCTCGGTCAGCTTTGAGGCCTACCAGAAACACCAGGGCTTTGATGACACCATCAGGGGGGAGAACAATCTAGTAG GCATGACTCCACAATCCCCTGGTTCCTCTCACCAGCATCTTCTAAACTCACCCACCCTGCAACCTTCTACATCTTACTTCAGCCACTGA
- the siae gene encoding sialate O-acetylesterase translates to MCLKICLCFLTILGSLYASDGGFRFASYYGDHMVLQKAPERAVLWGYGPDDAEVTVFLSGGPVTNNAPAVSVAAGIWKVALVPMEAGGPYNLTAVLQNNHSITLTDVLFGDVWLCGGQSNMAFTTSQVFNASEELALASKFPQVRIFMAALEQSYTELTDLAGVEVPWSVPTAKLLGGGDFKHYSAVCWMFGRHLYKVLKYPIGLVTSCWGGTPVEAWSSPRALQHCDLDRINGFPMPYTPSMYLSVWTNSILWNAMIHPLLNMTIKGAIWYQGEANTDYNQKKYSCSFPSMIDDWRMAFHQSSGGQTAPDFPFGFVQVSTYRKASLSEGFPNIRWHQTADYGFAPNLRMKNTFMAVAMDLGDEMSPFGSIHPRDKQDVAYRLSLGARAVAYGEEGVSFQGPFPSRVLVNDQYINVTYDQRVSVTQSKDIFQICCSVVRAPCDSLSLWVPAPILQWGLSAVQVSTNYCSMNNVAGLRYAWRDWPCDFKACPVYSADGVLPAPPFTLNRWPDKQ, encoded by the exons ACGGTGGGTTCCGCTTTGCCTCCTATTATGGCGATCACATGGTTCTGCAGAAGGCCCCAGAGAGGGCTGTGTTGTGGGGCTATGGACCCGATGATGCTGAGGTCACAGTCTTTCTATCAGGAGGACCAGTCACTAACAATGCACCTGCTGTCAGTGTGGCTGCCG GGATATGGAAGGTGGCCCTTGTCCCAATGGAAGCTGGCGGCCCCTACAACTTGACTGCAGTCCTCCAGAACAACCACAGTATCACTCTCACAGATGTGCTGTTTGGGGATGTCTGGCTGTGTGGGGGACAGAGCAACATGGCTTTCACAACTTCTCAG GTGTTCAATGCATCAGAGGAGCTAGCGCTGGCCTCCAAGTTCCCCCAGGTGCGGATCTTTATGGCTGCCTTGGAGCAGAGCTACACTGAGCTGACTGACCTGGCTGGAGTGGAGGTGCCCTGGTCTGTCCCCACAGCAA AGTTGCTGGGTGGTGGGGATTTCAAGCACTACTCTGCAGTGTGCTGGATGTTTGGGCGCCACTTGTACAAGGTGCTGAAGTACCCCATCGGCCTAGTGACGTCCTGCTGGGGAGGCACACCTGTAGAGGCATGGTCCTCCCCACGAGCACTCCAACACTGTGACCTGGATAGGATTAACGG ATTCCCCATGCCATATACACCTTCAATGTATTTGTCTGTGTGGACTAACTCTATTTTGTGGAATGCCATGATCCATCCACTTCTCAACATGACCATCAAAGGAGCTATCTGGTACCAAG GTGAGGCCAACACAGACTACAATCAGAAGAAATACTCCTGTTCCTTTCCCTCCATGATTGATGACTGGAGGATGGCTTTCCACCAGAGCTCAGGGGGAcagactgcaccagatttcccCTTTGGATTTGTACAG GTCTCTACGTATAGAAAGGCCTCCTTAAGTGAGGGATTTCCAAACATACGCTGGCACCAGACTGCAGACTATGGCTTTGCTCCCAACCTGCGTATGAAGAACACATTCATGGCTGTTGCTATGGACTTAGGAGATGAAATGTCTCCTTTTGGCAG TATCCATCCCCGGGACAAGCAGGACGTGGCCTATAGACTGTCTCTAGGGGCGAGAGCTGTGGCTTATGGGGAGGAGGGTGTCTCATTCCAGGGGCCTTTCCCTAGCCGGGTTCTGGTCAATGACCAGTATATCAACGTAACCTATGACCAGAGAGTGTCTGTCACTCAATCCAAAGATATCTTTCAG ATTTGCTGCTCAGTGGTGAGGGCACCCTGTGACTCTCTGTCACTGTGGGTCCCAGCTCCCATACTGCAGTGGGGCCTTAGCGCCGTCCAAGTGTCCACGAATTACTGTTCCATGAATAATGTAGCCGGCCTGCGCTACGCATGGAGGGACTGGCCTTGTGACTTTAAGGCATGTCCTGTTTACAGTGCTGATGGGGTTCTACCTGCACCTCCCTTCACTCTCAACCGCTGGCCAGACAAGCAGTGA
- the tbrg1 gene encoding transforming growth factor beta regulator 1 isoform X3, translated as METSEEVLQGSPMIHGKEQARIDRSGPSTSRNQTTGTPLSPMDPLNTLSNFESEMEPDGQGNYSLFPALDNMASLAGAAEALESEPANDVADKPNLTWLDAAQIVLEAAGRPMHIKEIKQQIIDRGLVQSNAKSSLEAVMYRETQKGSRRFKRIENRNGVFALLTDDEGQQALQSFTTQSFMGSPPQSTFSSSGSAASLPPFPSPTGLSETRPKTKKGPRKNQNEKYRLKYLRLRKAALSMIFENAALCDEVAHLEEKFVRAKEERRFLLKSLMQYQSVSEGELLTAATTSSHTPVIFSSVPTGASVLPVGHNLASGAEEGLPKKPKKERGRENGKEDGXKRMSKKRKLADAGSRKLVQPIALDSSGRPVFPIVLGGLTVYSLGEIITDRMLFHDQCAIYPVGFCSTRFFASMKSPDQQCLYTCQIKDGGGGPQFEIVPEEDPQNAIAASSALTCHSNLLKAIGALRSKPVAPIVPSGADFFGFSHPTIQNLIQSCPGARKCSNYQWIRFEVCRPGDGQVPHSLSEDDASVSFEAYQKHQGFDDTIRGENNLA; from the exons ATGGAGACAAGCGAAGAAGTGCTTCAGGGTTCTCCGATGATTCACGGAAAAGAGCAAGCACGAATTGACAGGAGTGGG CCCTCAACGAGCAGAAACCAGACCACAGGAACTCCTCTCTCACCTATGGACCCACTGAACACACTGTCCAACTTTGAGTCAGAGATGGAGCCAGACGGACAGGGAAACTACTCTCTCTTCCCTGCCTTGGACAACATGGCCAGCCTGGCAGGAGCTGCCGAGGCTCTAGAGAG TGAACCAGCTAATGATGTTGCAGACAAGCCCAATCTCACATGGCTTGATGCTGCGCAg ATTGTACTGGAGGCAGCTGGACGCCCAATGCACATCAAGGAGATCAAACAGCAAATCATTGACAGGGGATTGGTTCAGTCCAA TGCGAAGTCGAGCCTTGAGGCTGTCATGTACCGTGAG ACACAGAAAGGCAGCAGGAGATTCAAGAGGATTGAGAACAGAAATGGAGTCTTTGCACTGTTG acAGATGATGAGGGGCAGCAGGCTCTACAGTCCTTCACCACCCAGTCTTTCATGGGGTCTCCCCCCCAGTCAACCTTCTCCAGCTCTGGCTCTGcagcctctctgcctcccttcccctcccccacGGGTCTCTCTGAGACCAGGCCCAAGACCAAGAAAGGCCCACGCAAGAACCAGAACGAAAAGTACAGACTAAAGTACCTCAGACTACGCAAAGCAGCACTGTCCATGATTTTT GAGAATGCGGCTCTCTGTGATGAAGTTGCACACTTAGAGGAGAAGTTTGTGCGAGCAAAAGAGGAGCGCAG GTTCTTACTGAAATCGCTGATGCAGTACCAGTCTGTGTCAGAGGGGGAGCTGCTCACCGCTGCTACTACCAGCTCTCACACCCCTGTGATCTTCAGTTCCGTCCCAACGGGGGCATCAGTCCTGCCTGTGGGTCATAACCTGGCCTCTGGGGCAGAGGAGGGCCTTCCTAAGAAGCCTAAGAAGGAACGAGGCAGGGAGAATGGAAAAGAGGATG GTCKAAAAAGAATGTCAAAAAAGCGTAAGCTTGCTGACGCGGGGTCTCGTAAGCTGGTTCAGCCCATCGCTCTGGACTCCTCAGGACGTCCTGTCTTCCCCATAGTACTGGGGGGTCTGACTGTGTacagtctaggggag ATTATCACAGACAGGATGCTGTTCCATGACCAGTGTGCCATCTACCCAGTGGGTTTCTGTAGCACACGCTTCTTCGCCAGCATGAAGAGCCCTGATCAGCAGTGCCTCTACACCTGCCAGATTAAGGACGGGGGTGGTGGCCCACAG ttTGAGATAGTGCCTGAGGAAGACCCTCAGAATGCCATAGCTGCCTCCTCTGCCCTCACCTGCCATTCCAACCTGCTGAAGGCCATTGGTGCTCTAAG ATCTAAACCGGTGGCACCCATCGTGCCTTCAGGAGCAGACTTCTTTGGCTTCTCCCACCCCACCATCCAGAACCTGATCCAGAGCTGCCCAGGAGCACGCAAGTGCAGCAA TTATCAGTGGATCCGTTTTGAGGTGTGTCGTCCAGGCGACGGCCAGGTTCCACACAGCCTGTCTGAGGACGATGCCTCGGTCAGCTTTGAGGCCTACCAGAAACACCAGGGCTTTGATGACACCATCAGGGGGGAGAACAATCTA GCATGA
- the tbrg1 gene encoding transforming growth factor beta regulator 1 isoform X2 — MCVFVSFQPSTSRNQTTGTPLSPMDPLNTLSNFESEMEPDGQGNYSLFPALDNMASLAGAAEALESEPANDVADKPNLTWLDAAQIVLEAAGRPMHIKEIKQQIIDRGLVQSNAKSSLEAVMYRETQKGSRRFKRIENRNGVFALLTDDEGQQALQSFTTQSFMGSPPQSTFSSSGSAASLPPFPSPTGLSETRPKTKKGPRKNQNEKYRLKYLRLRKAALSMIFENAALCDEVAHLEEKFVRAKEERRFLLKSLMQYQSVSEGELLTAATTSSHTPVIFSSVPTGASVLPVGHNLASGAEEGLPKKPKKERGRENGKEDGXKRMSKKRKLADAGSRKLVQPIALDSSGRPVFPIVLGGLTVYSLGEIITDRMLFHDQCAIYPVGFCSTRFFASMKSPDQQCLYTCQIKDGGGGPQFEIVPEEDPQNAIAASSALTCHSNLLKAIGALRSKPVAPIVPSGADFFGFSHPTIQNLIQSCPGARKCSNYQWIRFEVCRPGDGQVPHSLSEDDASVSFEAYQKHQGFDDTIRGENNLVGMTPQSPGSSHQHLLNSPTLQPSTSYFSH, encoded by the exons ATGTGTGTTTTCGTTTCGTTCCAGCCCTCAACGAGCAGAAACCAGACCACAGGAACTCCTCTCTCACCTATGGACCCACTGAACACACTGTCCAACTTTGAGTCAGAGATGGAGCCAGACGGACAGGGAAACTACTCTCTCTTCCCTGCCTTGGACAACATGGCCAGCCTGGCAGGAGCTGCCGAGGCTCTAGAGAG TGAACCAGCTAATGATGTTGCAGACAAGCCCAATCTCACATGGCTTGATGCTGCGCAg ATTGTACTGGAGGCAGCTGGACGCCCAATGCACATCAAGGAGATCAAACAGCAAATCATTGACAGGGGATTGGTTCAGTCCAA TGCGAAGTCGAGCCTTGAGGCTGTCATGTACCGTGAG ACACAGAAAGGCAGCAGGAGATTCAAGAGGATTGAGAACAGAAATGGAGTCTTTGCACTGTTG acAGATGATGAGGGGCAGCAGGCTCTACAGTCCTTCACCACCCAGTCTTTCATGGGGTCTCCCCCCCAGTCAACCTTCTCCAGCTCTGGCTCTGcagcctctctgcctcccttcccctcccccacGGGTCTCTCTGAGACCAGGCCCAAGACCAAGAAAGGCCCACGCAAGAACCAGAACGAAAAGTACAGACTAAAGTACCTCAGACTACGCAAAGCAGCACTGTCCATGATTTTT GAGAATGCGGCTCTCTGTGATGAAGTTGCACACTTAGAGGAGAAGTTTGTGCGAGCAAAAGAGGAGCGCAG GTTCTTACTGAAATCGCTGATGCAGTACCAGTCTGTGTCAGAGGGGGAGCTGCTCACCGCTGCTACTACCAGCTCTCACACCCCTGTGATCTTCAGTTCCGTCCCAACGGGGGCATCAGTCCTGCCTGTGGGTCATAACCTGGCCTCTGGGGCAGAGGAGGGCCTTCCTAAGAAGCCTAAGAAGGAACGAGGCAGGGAGAATGGAAAAGAGGATG GTCKAAAAAGAATGTCAAAAAAGCGTAAGCTTGCTGACGCGGGGTCTCGTAAGCTGGTTCAGCCCATCGCTCTGGACTCCTCAGGACGTCCTGTCTTCCCCATAGTACTGGGGGGTCTGACTGTGTacagtctaggggag ATTATCACAGACAGGATGCTGTTCCATGACCAGTGTGCCATCTACCCAGTGGGTTTCTGTAGCACACGCTTCTTCGCCAGCATGAAGAGCCCTGATCAGCAGTGCCTCTACACCTGCCAGATTAAGGACGGGGGTGGTGGCCCACAG ttTGAGATAGTGCCTGAGGAAGACCCTCAGAATGCCATAGCTGCCTCCTCTGCCCTCACCTGCCATTCCAACCTGCTGAAGGCCATTGGTGCTCTAAG ATCTAAACCGGTGGCACCCATCGTGCCTTCAGGAGCAGACTTCTTTGGCTTCTCCCACCCCACCATCCAGAACCTGATCCAGAGCTGCCCAGGAGCACGCAAGTGCAGCAA TTATCAGTGGATCCGTTTTGAGGTGTGTCGTCCAGGCGACGGCCAGGTTCCACACAGCCTGTCTGAGGACGATGCCTCGGTCAGCTTTGAGGCCTACCAGAAACACCAGGGCTTTGATGACACCATCAGGGGGGAGAACAATCTAGTAG GCATGACTCCACAATCCCCTGGTTCCTCTCACCAGCATCTTCTAAACTCACCCACCCTGCAACCTTCTACATCTTACTTCAGCCACTGA